The genomic stretch ACGCTTTGGCGAGGACGGGTACATCGTTGTCATCGACTCGGGGATGCATTCGATCATGAATCCCTCGAAGCCAGAAACCGAAGGCAGATTTCTGGGGGACTATCAGGACGAGAAGGGGAAGTTTGTCTATCGTGAAATGGTCTCGATCGCGAAGAGCGGTGGCGATGGTCTCCTTGACTATTACACCCACCGTCCGGGAGGAGTGGAGCAGATCAGGAAGCGCAGCTTTGTGAAGCCTTATCTTCCGTGGGACTGGATCTTCGTTACGGGTGCGTACCTGGATGACATCGATGCGGCATTTGCCAGATCAATCTATCTGGTGTTCAGTTTCGTATTGGCGGTGAGTGTGCTTCTCTCATGCATTGTCTTTCTGACCAACCGATTCCTCGTTCGAACTCTGGGTGGTTCGCCTGAGTACGCGAAAGCAGTGGTGCGCGCTACAGCGGGCGGCGATCTGTCCGTTCAGATCGATACTCGTCCAGACGACAAGGACAGTCTGGTAGCGCAGATTATCGAGATGCAGGTACGGTTGCGCGGAGCAGTTGCCGAGATACAACGAGGCGCCGAAACCATCACGCTGGCGATGGAGGAGGTCGCCACCGGAAACGCTGACTTGTCCCAGCGGACCGAGGAACAGGCCGCTGCGCTCAAGCAGACCGCGAGCAGCATGGCCGAATTCAGGAAGGCTGTCACCGATAATTCGGAGAGTGCGAAGGCGGCTTCAAAACGTGCCGAAGAAGCGTTTTCGACAGCTCGTCGCGGCAATGATGCAGTCAGTGCGGTCACAAACACGATGGGGCACATCACGAAAAGCTCGACCCAGGTCAATCACATTCTCGGAATGATAAAGAGCGTCTCCTTCCAGACTAATATCCTGGCGTTGAACGCGGCGGTCGAAGCGGCGCGCGCAAAGGAGCATGGTCGCGGTTTCGCCGTGGTCGCTTCCGAGGTTCGTGCACTCGCACAGCGATCGTCCGCCGCCTCGCGAGATATTGAGTCGCTGATTGGACGATCGGATGCCCACGTTCAAGAGGGGGCAAGACTCGCCGATGACGCCGGGGAGTGAATGAGCCAGATTTTCTATATAGTTCAACAGGTAGACGTCTTGCTAAAGGAAATTGCCTTGGCATCCGAGGAACAAAGTGTCGGCATTGAGCAGATATCCCGCGCACTTTCGCAGATGGACGAGGTCACCCAACAAAATGCTGCCCTTGTTGAGCAGTCAGCTGCCGCTGCGCAGTCAGTACGGGATCAGGCGCGAAAACTGTTGGCGAGCACATCAATCTTCAGACTTTCATGACGCCGGCCATCACGTCAAAAGGCGGCAAGTTAGCCCGCGTGTGCGCGTCGTTCGTCGGTACCAGGAGACGGTGTCCAGGTTCCACCACTGCGTGCTGCATTCGTGCACTTCCCTCTCAGCAACCGACCCGTCAAGTGCTTTGACCCGTTGCCCCCTTGCTGCCCATGCCATGCCAGACCAACCACTTGGCGGCGGTACTCTCGGTCTCCACCGGCTCCCGTCTCAACGAGGCAATCGTCGCTGCTGCCCAATGGGGAACGCTGCGTCGCCTTGGACTTCTACGGCGCCCGGCATCGCAAGGGCCTGCCGAACAGCAGCAGCATCGCCGAGTCTGCGGTGAACCACGTTGTCAGCTACCGTATGGCGACGAAACGACAGATGCGCCGGACTGACGAAGGGCGCACCGCATGGTGCAGGTCAGGGTTGGGGTTTTGAACGGGGAATTCTCGCCGCGTCGCCTCTCGGCGCTCAAGATTGCTGACTCGGGTTGCGGAAAATGCATCGGGCCAGCGTCAGCAGGCGTGCTCTCGCGAACGGACAGCACAGACCGTGCAATCATGCCGTGAGTCACGGAGTCCTGACGAAATCGACCTCCCCAAGTTTTGCACGCTCTCGCCCACGGCTACCCGAACGAGATTCGACGCCGCGCTGCCGCGATAGGGGCACAAATTATTGGGGCGTTGAACCAGAAGTGAACGACGGTAATGACGGGGCTCTGTTCGCCCTTGGTCTTCAAGAGCAGGTCAGAAAAACCAAATCGGCCCCTGCCATAAAACGATGGTGTCAGACCGGACGCTTTGCCAAACGGTACTTCGACATTCGGAAAATCGTCCATTCAAGGTTCTGGGTTGTCACGCCAAATTTTTGTTGTGAGGGGGTTGGCGATCCATCCCGCCGTCGTGAGACGTCTT from Paraburkholderia hospita encodes the following:
- a CDS encoding methyl-accepting chemotaxis protein; the protein is MSFYQRLWIPLGFLLLCLLAVATFGVVQNRMSGLAERERGLREAGEIARSIVLRYAKLVETGKMNPTDAKLEALTVLRTVRFGEDGYIVVIDSGMHSIMNPSKPETEGRFLGDYQDEKGKFVYREMVSIAKSGGDGLLDYYTHRPGGVEQIRKRSFVKPYLPWDWIFVTGAYLDDIDAAFARSIYLVFSFVLAVSVLLSCIVFLTNRFLVRTLGGSPEYAKAVVRATAGGDLSVQIDTRPDDKDSLVAQIIEMQVRLRGAVAEIQRGAETITLAMEEVATGNADLSQRTEEQAAALKQTASSMAEFRKAVTDNSESAKAASKRAEEAFSTARRGNDAVSAVTNTMGHITKSSTQVNHILGMIKSVSFQTNILALNAAVEAARAKEHGRGFAVVASEVRALAQRSSAASRDIESLIGRSDAHVQEGARLADDAGE